One Euphorbia lathyris chromosome 1, ddEupLath1.1, whole genome shotgun sequence DNA segment encodes these proteins:
- the LOC136210633 gene encoding disease resistance-like protein DSC1 isoform X1 encodes MASSSPASPSTIQHRSYEVFLSFRGEDTRQNFTSHLYSALVQRSIETFIDDGLCRGDEITTSLLQVIEGSKIAIIVFSKNYAYSSFCLDEVAKIMECHATHGQIVVPIFYHVDPSDVENQTASFETAFANHSKTYNFDRIERWKSALNKAASMAGWDSKVIRPDAKLVENIAKDILKKLKEEFSSNLEGLVGIHSRIQEIQELLSVGSQDIRFLGIWGMGGIGKTTLAEVVCKKIATQFEAYCFLEDVRENSEKHGRHHLIKEFLRQVSGESNVNVNVTDIKCYYLGQRMLRKRLLIVVDDVKSSEQLEFFVKNRHLLGVGSRIIVTSRDKHVLLTSVEEAYIYEVKKLYYSEAVRLFSQNAFKNTSVTGHNGIVSGSFIQYADGNPLALKVLGSFLFGKNQAEWRSALERLRKAPNKDIQNVLRISYDSLDQEEKEIFLHVACFFIGKEWNEMIQMLNACGFSTDIGLRALIDKSLIIVRKHHYVQVQMHDLLQELGRGIVHQESREPGGRSRLWNHEDIVRVLKENSGTESIEAIYLHMSKILAIDVIPNIFARTPNLKLLRFSCPQSSKSNKVRLPLGLESFPNGLRYLHWEAYPVNTLPSNFRLMDLVELHLPYSKLIRLPEEIKDFKNLKHLDLSFSDCLIELPELSGAINLTCIKLRGCVRLMSFPSGIGLKSLENIDLSSCSSCSFLEKFLEIPRNIKFLNLNGTAIKQLPSSVELALQLQNLSLKDCTQLKSLPRGIWKLKSLLSLNLTNCPISDIIPEILESMDHSSALDRPILQEQLSSSVENQKSLSFIEELNLTNCSVRSLPASIKQLSRLRKLNINSCRSLVALPDLPLSIEELHMRFNQFETLPASIKLLSRLTLLDIIGCDRLQSLPDLPHSLKRIDAYGCTSLVMVSGLKHLFQLEYENSSYEKMFIFSDCLKLDPKAWREFLSDAELVIQLSATQWHMLRTRDLNKRCDRTMILHPGSETPEWLAYKTEGRSIDIPLETHSNDCRFLGVALCLIINSRDFYWSYAKIRCEGNGIEYVLCDSEFTMQENSDHTFLMYDPHFPFWDFVSGQCASFRFCHLSNSRIMKCGMLPIYVCDEKCKQKCR; translated from the exons ATGGCTTCCTCTTCCCCGGCTTCCCCATCTACTATCCAACATCGTAGTTATGAAGTTTTCTTGAGTTTCAGAGGGGAAGATACTCGCCAAAATTTTACGAGCCATCTCTATTCTGCTTTGGTTCAAAGGTCAATCGAAACATTCATTGATGATGGACTTTGCAGAGGGGACGAAATCACAACATCACTTCTTCAAGTCATCGAAGGATCAAAAATTGCAATTATTGTTTTCTCAAAGAATTATGCTTATTCTTCGTTCTGCTTAGATGAGGTTGCAAAGATAATGGAATGCCATGCAACACATGGACAGATAGTTGTGCCAATTTTCTACCATGTTGATCCATCTGATGTGGAAAACCAAACTGCTAGTTTTGAGACCGCTTTTGCTAATCATTCTAAGACTTATAATTTTGACAGAATTGAGAGATGGAAATCCGCCTTGAACAAGGCTGCAAGTATGGCCGGATGGGATTCTAAGGTTATCAG GCCAGACGCCAAGCTTGTTGAAAATATTGCCAAAGATATACTGAAGAAATTAAAGGAAGAATTTTCATCTAATTTGGAAGGTCTGGTGGGAATACATTCACGAATTCAAGAAATCCAAGAATTATTATCAGTCGGGTCACAAGATATCCGCTTTTTGGGAATTTGGGGTATGGGCGGTATTGGTAAAACAACCCTTGCTGAAGTTGTTTGTAAGAAGATTGCAACTCAATTCGAAGCATACTGCTTCCTTGAAGATGTTagagaaaattctgaaaaaCATGGTCGTCACCATTTAATAAAGGAATTTCTTCGCCAAGTGTCTGGAGAAAGTAATGTCAATGTTAACGTAACTGACATTAAATGCTATTATTTAGGTCAAAGAATGCTGCGTAAAAGGCTTTTAATTGTGGTTGATGATGTGAAGAGTTCAGAACAACTTGAATTTTTTGTGAAGAATCGTCATCTGCTTGGGGTGGGGAGTAGAATTATTGTAACAAGTAGGGACAAACATGTGCTGTTAACAAGTGTTGAGGAAGCATATATATATGAAGTTAAGAAATTATATTACAGTGAAGCTGTGCGACTTTTTAGTCAAAATGCCTTCAAAAACACCTCAGTGACAGGACATAATGGCATAGTTTCAGGCTCATTTATACAGTATGCTGACGGTAATCCTTTGGCTCTTAAAGTTTTGGGTTCCTTCTTATTTGGTAAGAACCAAGCAGAATGGAGAAGTGCCTTGGAGAGACTCAGAAAAGCTCCAAATAAAGATATCCAGAATGTGCTGAGGATAAGTTATGACAGCCTTGACCAGGAAGAAAAGGAAATCTTTCTTCATGTTGCATGTTTCTTTATAGGTAAAGAATGGAATGAGATGATACAAATGTTGAACGCATGTGGCTTCTCAACAGACATTGGATTACGTGCTCTTATTGATAAGTCTCTTATAATTGTGAGAAAGCATCATTATGTACAAGTACAAATGCATGATCTACTGCAAGAATTGGGGAGGGGGATTGTTCATCAAGAATCCAGAGAACCAGGAGGACGCAGCAGATTATGGAATCACGAGGATATTGTTCGTGTACTCAAAGAAAATTCT GGAACTGAATCAATTGAAGCCATATACCTTCACATGTCTAAAATACTTGCGATAGATGTAATCCCAAATATTTTTGCAAGAACGCCTAATCTCAAATTGCTCAGATTCTCTTGTCCCCAGAGTTCAAAATCTAATAAGGTGCGCCTTCCGCTAGGGCTTGAATCTTTTCCCAATGGACTAAGATATCTTCATTGGGAAGCCTACCCAGTCAACACTTTGCCATCCAATTTCCGCCTAATGGACCTTGTTGAGCTCCATTTGCCTTATAGTAAATTGATACGATTACCCGAGGAAATCAAG GACTTCAAGAATTTAAAACACCTTGACCTCAGTTTCTCAGATTGCTTGATTGAACTTCCAGAGCTGTCAGGGGCCATAAATCTTACTTGTATTAAACTACGTGGTTGTGTAAGGCTGATGAGTTTTCCTAGTGGCATTGGTTTGAAATCTCTGGAAAATATTGATCTCTCCTCTTGCTCCTCTTGCTCCTTCCTTGAGAAATTTCTGGAGATTCCAAGGAACATAAAATTCCTAAATTTAAATGGGACAGCTATAAAACAATTACCTTCATCAGTTGAGTTAGCTTTACAACTGCAGAACTTATCATTGAAAGACTGCACTCAGCTTAAGAGTCTTCCTCGTGGCATCTGGAAGTTAAAATCTCTTTTATCCCTTAACCTCACAAACTGCCCTATTTCAGACATTATTCCAGAAATCTTAGAAAGCATGGATCATTCATCAGCATTAGATAGACCAATTCTCCAAGAGCAGCTATCATCATCAGTTGAGAATCAGAaaag TTTATCCTTCATAGAAGAGTTGAATCTGACTAATTGCAGTGTTAGGAGTCTTCCAGCAAGCATTAAACAACTCTCGCGGCTGAGAAAGCTTAACATAAACAGTTGCCGTTCTTTGGTAGCATTGCCAGATCTTCCGTTGTCTATAGAAGAGTTGCATATGAGGTTTAACCAATTTGAGACGCTTCCAGCAAGCATTAAACTACTCTCTCGACTGACACTGCTAGATATAATTGGGTGTGATAGACTGCAATCATTACCAGATCTTCCACATTCTTTAAAACGTATAGATGCATATGGCTGCACATCTTTGGTCATGGTATCTGGACTTAAACATCTATTTCAGTTGGAATACGAGAATTCTTCCTATGAAAAGATGTTTATCTTCAGTGATTGTTTGAAATTGGATCCAAAAGCATGGAGAGAATTTTTGTCCGATGCAGAGCTGGTGATTCAACTTTCGGCCACACAGTGGCACATGCTCAGAACTAGAGACCTAAACAAG AGATGTGATCGTACGATGATATTGCATCCAGGAAGTGAAACTCCAGAGTGGTTGGCATATAAAACAGAGGGACGTTCAATTGATATCCCTTTGGAAACACATTCTAATGATTGTAGGTTTTTGGGGGTTGCTCTATGCCTAATTATCAATTCAAGGGATTTTTACTGGTCTTATGCTAAAATTAGGTGTGAAGGCAATGGCATTGAATATGTTTTGTGTGATAGTGAGTTTACAATGCAAGAAAACTCAGACCATACCTTTCTGATGTATGATCCACATTTCCCTTTCTGGGATTTTGTTAGCGGTCAGTGCGCGTCATTTAGATTTTGTCATTTATCAAATTCTAGAATTATGAAGTGTGGAATGCTCCCAATTTATGTCTGTGATGAGAAGTGCAAACAGAAATGTAGATAA
- the LOC136210633 gene encoding disease resistance-like protein DSC1 isoform X2 — protein MAGWDSKVIRPDAKLVENIAKDILKKLKEEFSSNLEGLVGIHSRIQEIQELLSVGSQDIRFLGIWGMGGIGKTTLAEVVCKKIATQFEAYCFLEDVRENSEKHGRHHLIKEFLRQVSGESNVNVNVTDIKCYYLGQRMLRKRLLIVVDDVKSSEQLEFFVKNRHLLGVGSRIIVTSRDKHVLLTSVEEAYIYEVKKLYYSEAVRLFSQNAFKNTSVTGHNGIVSGSFIQYADGNPLALKVLGSFLFGKNQAEWRSALERLRKAPNKDIQNVLRISYDSLDQEEKEIFLHVACFFIGKEWNEMIQMLNACGFSTDIGLRALIDKSLIIVRKHHYVQVQMHDLLQELGRGIVHQESREPGGRSRLWNHEDIVRVLKENSGTESIEAIYLHMSKILAIDVIPNIFARTPNLKLLRFSCPQSSKSNKVRLPLGLESFPNGLRYLHWEAYPVNTLPSNFRLMDLVELHLPYSKLIRLPEEIKDFKNLKHLDLSFSDCLIELPELSGAINLTCIKLRGCVRLMSFPSGIGLKSLENIDLSSCSSCSFLEKFLEIPRNIKFLNLNGTAIKQLPSSVELALQLQNLSLKDCTQLKSLPRGIWKLKSLLSLNLTNCPISDIIPEILESMDHSSALDRPILQEQLSSSVENQKSLSFIEELNLTNCSVRSLPASIKQLSRLRKLNINSCRSLVALPDLPLSIEELHMRFNQFETLPASIKLLSRLTLLDIIGCDRLQSLPDLPHSLKRIDAYGCTSLVMVSGLKHLFQLEYENSSYEKMFIFSDCLKLDPKAWREFLSDAELVIQLSATQWHMLRTRDLNKRCDRTMILHPGSETPEWLAYKTEGRSIDIPLETHSNDCRFLGVALCLIINSRDFYWSYAKIRCEGNGIEYVLCDSEFTMQENSDHTFLMYDPHFPFWDFVSGQCASFRFCHLSNSRIMKCGMLPIYVCDEKCKQKCR, from the exons ATGGCCGGATGGGATTCTAAGGTTATCAG GCCAGACGCCAAGCTTGTTGAAAATATTGCCAAAGATATACTGAAGAAATTAAAGGAAGAATTTTCATCTAATTTGGAAGGTCTGGTGGGAATACATTCACGAATTCAAGAAATCCAAGAATTATTATCAGTCGGGTCACAAGATATCCGCTTTTTGGGAATTTGGGGTATGGGCGGTATTGGTAAAACAACCCTTGCTGAAGTTGTTTGTAAGAAGATTGCAACTCAATTCGAAGCATACTGCTTCCTTGAAGATGTTagagaaaattctgaaaaaCATGGTCGTCACCATTTAATAAAGGAATTTCTTCGCCAAGTGTCTGGAGAAAGTAATGTCAATGTTAACGTAACTGACATTAAATGCTATTATTTAGGTCAAAGAATGCTGCGTAAAAGGCTTTTAATTGTGGTTGATGATGTGAAGAGTTCAGAACAACTTGAATTTTTTGTGAAGAATCGTCATCTGCTTGGGGTGGGGAGTAGAATTATTGTAACAAGTAGGGACAAACATGTGCTGTTAACAAGTGTTGAGGAAGCATATATATATGAAGTTAAGAAATTATATTACAGTGAAGCTGTGCGACTTTTTAGTCAAAATGCCTTCAAAAACACCTCAGTGACAGGACATAATGGCATAGTTTCAGGCTCATTTATACAGTATGCTGACGGTAATCCTTTGGCTCTTAAAGTTTTGGGTTCCTTCTTATTTGGTAAGAACCAAGCAGAATGGAGAAGTGCCTTGGAGAGACTCAGAAAAGCTCCAAATAAAGATATCCAGAATGTGCTGAGGATAAGTTATGACAGCCTTGACCAGGAAGAAAAGGAAATCTTTCTTCATGTTGCATGTTTCTTTATAGGTAAAGAATGGAATGAGATGATACAAATGTTGAACGCATGTGGCTTCTCAACAGACATTGGATTACGTGCTCTTATTGATAAGTCTCTTATAATTGTGAGAAAGCATCATTATGTACAAGTACAAATGCATGATCTACTGCAAGAATTGGGGAGGGGGATTGTTCATCAAGAATCCAGAGAACCAGGAGGACGCAGCAGATTATGGAATCACGAGGATATTGTTCGTGTACTCAAAGAAAATTCT GGAACTGAATCAATTGAAGCCATATACCTTCACATGTCTAAAATACTTGCGATAGATGTAATCCCAAATATTTTTGCAAGAACGCCTAATCTCAAATTGCTCAGATTCTCTTGTCCCCAGAGTTCAAAATCTAATAAGGTGCGCCTTCCGCTAGGGCTTGAATCTTTTCCCAATGGACTAAGATATCTTCATTGGGAAGCCTACCCAGTCAACACTTTGCCATCCAATTTCCGCCTAATGGACCTTGTTGAGCTCCATTTGCCTTATAGTAAATTGATACGATTACCCGAGGAAATCAAG GACTTCAAGAATTTAAAACACCTTGACCTCAGTTTCTCAGATTGCTTGATTGAACTTCCAGAGCTGTCAGGGGCCATAAATCTTACTTGTATTAAACTACGTGGTTGTGTAAGGCTGATGAGTTTTCCTAGTGGCATTGGTTTGAAATCTCTGGAAAATATTGATCTCTCCTCTTGCTCCTCTTGCTCCTTCCTTGAGAAATTTCTGGAGATTCCAAGGAACATAAAATTCCTAAATTTAAATGGGACAGCTATAAAACAATTACCTTCATCAGTTGAGTTAGCTTTACAACTGCAGAACTTATCATTGAAAGACTGCACTCAGCTTAAGAGTCTTCCTCGTGGCATCTGGAAGTTAAAATCTCTTTTATCCCTTAACCTCACAAACTGCCCTATTTCAGACATTATTCCAGAAATCTTAGAAAGCATGGATCATTCATCAGCATTAGATAGACCAATTCTCCAAGAGCAGCTATCATCATCAGTTGAGAATCAGAaaag TTTATCCTTCATAGAAGAGTTGAATCTGACTAATTGCAGTGTTAGGAGTCTTCCAGCAAGCATTAAACAACTCTCGCGGCTGAGAAAGCTTAACATAAACAGTTGCCGTTCTTTGGTAGCATTGCCAGATCTTCCGTTGTCTATAGAAGAGTTGCATATGAGGTTTAACCAATTTGAGACGCTTCCAGCAAGCATTAAACTACTCTCTCGACTGACACTGCTAGATATAATTGGGTGTGATAGACTGCAATCATTACCAGATCTTCCACATTCTTTAAAACGTATAGATGCATATGGCTGCACATCTTTGGTCATGGTATCTGGACTTAAACATCTATTTCAGTTGGAATACGAGAATTCTTCCTATGAAAAGATGTTTATCTTCAGTGATTGTTTGAAATTGGATCCAAAAGCATGGAGAGAATTTTTGTCCGATGCAGAGCTGGTGATTCAACTTTCGGCCACACAGTGGCACATGCTCAGAACTAGAGACCTAAACAAG AGATGTGATCGTACGATGATATTGCATCCAGGAAGTGAAACTCCAGAGTGGTTGGCATATAAAACAGAGGGACGTTCAATTGATATCCCTTTGGAAACACATTCTAATGATTGTAGGTTTTTGGGGGTTGCTCTATGCCTAATTATCAATTCAAGGGATTTTTACTGGTCTTATGCTAAAATTAGGTGTGAAGGCAATGGCATTGAATATGTTTTGTGTGATAGTGAGTTTACAATGCAAGAAAACTCAGACCATACCTTTCTGATGTATGATCCACATTTCCCTTTCTGGGATTTTGTTAGCGGTCAGTGCGCGTCATTTAGATTTTGTCATTTATCAAATTCTAGAATTATGAAGTGTGGAATGCTCCCAATTTATGTCTGTGATGAGAAGTGCAAACAGAAATGTAGATAA